One window of the Candidozyma auris chromosome 6, complete sequence genome contains the following:
- a CDS encoding cleavage polyadenylation factor subunit CFT2, which yields MFRYCLLSTPSTLGFKISRLSFGNDIHVLADPAWDGLNPSDADFLETYLNDSNFILLSHSTPAFIGGYALLCSRFPVLMSSIPVYSTVAVTQLGRVSSVEFYRAKGHLGPVENAFLEVRDIDEYFDRIISIKFAQNVSVLDNRMSLSAFNAGHTLGGCFWLLLRKKVKIVYAPAWNQSKDSFLEGAAFLSTSNENSITSLTRPTALITGSELGSNLSHKKRVEKLLHLVDATLANGGAVFLPTTISGRFLEVLHLIDTYLSNLQGAAIPVYFISYTGTKVLSYTSNLSDWMASNMMKEYEGLSGDDKAFTNTPFDPSKVDLLLDPTELASYPGPKVVFASGIDLQGGDLSSKALRLLCRDERTTIILTEKSSQTASSSLASKLYTEWYEHVSKRNNGSVEDGVPIPLEKCFAPAEFVEEIALKGTDLASFKAAVSERRHQKALASIKSKRTQKLLQSSLHSDDSDDSDEEPGEGGEEEADVSFSELNSIDPKKNNAKNDGSSSLNEAERIISDEARSPNNHGLESSASTAFKHTSDIKSPATESNIFKAPSDAVDETLIYEFVIDRLDSQKPLDVRITNKLRPKQAMFPNINWKRRKIDDYGEIIDLKAFKRDDDQQASSKLISESKRKFEENDNQGWGESTRKERARHSEKERESKLTPQQSLNNEILRRYLDATFQPVQRKIESSGLGSPIRCGLAFIDFSGHVDARSINLVISSIKPSSLIILPDFSYHEGLSTETNGSFILSSAHQKLTNLSEKPEYEVPSDTEMKSGTFFSNKTQKSQMHRKMVVTVAKPNNSIEVTNADGVGGIEYEVCLDDNLWSNLKWYSIDNKYNVAHVQGSSKLVAKSCTTLQHSFPDPAVQVFLDRLKNRNEADNVSESTAYGHKGNSFMAIGVIRMPELKRRLKDIGFNAEFKGEGTLVVEETIAIKKVDERQQNDNSLGDIIIDGQVGPIYYKVRDCIREMLAFIS from the coding sequence ATGTTTCGATATTGCCTATTGAGTACGCCTTCGACTTTGGGTTTTAAAATTTCTCGCCTTCTGTTTGGTAATGATATTCATGTTCTTGCAGATCCTGCTTGGGATGGTCTCAATCCCAGTGATGCCGACTTTTTGGAAACATATTTGAATGACTCTAATTTCATACTTCTATCGCATTCAACGCCGGCGTTCATTGGAGGTTATGCATTGTTATGTTCTAGATTTCCAGTCCTTATGTCTTCGATTCCAGTATACTCTACTGTAGCGGTGACTCAGTTGGGTAGGGTTTCAAGCGTCGAATTTTATCGGGCTAAGGGTCACTTAGGACCAGTTGAAAATGCCTTTTTGGAAGTTCGTGACATTGATGAGTATTTTGATAGAATAATTCTGATCAAGTTCGCCCAAAATGTTAGTGTTCTAGACAATCGCATGTCGTTATCAGCATTCAATGCCGGTCACACTTTGGGCGGTTGCTTCTGGTTACtattgaggaagaaggtAAAAATTGTCTATGCGCCAGCCTGGAAccaatcaaaagattcttTTTTAGAAGGGGCTGCATTTTTATCAACGAGTAATGAGAATTCGATCACGTCTTTGACTCGACCGACCGCTCTTATAACTGGATCAGAATTGGGTTCAAACTTGTCGCATAAGAAACGggtggagaagttgttgcaTCTTGTAGATGCGACACTTGCTAATGGAGGGGCAGTTTTTCTACCTACAACTATATCTGGCAGATTTTTGGAGGTGCTTCATCTCATCGATACCTATTTATCTAATCTTCAAGGTGCTGCTATTCCAGTCTACTTTATTTCATACACCGGAACCAAAGTACTTAGTTATACTTCCAATTTATCTGACTGGATGGCATCGAATATGATGAAAGAGTATGAAGGCTTAAGCGGAGACGACAAAGCTTTTACTAATACACCATTCGATCCTTCTAAAGTTGACTTGCTTTTGGATCCAACGGAGCTAGCGCTGTATCCTGGACCAAAAGTTGTTTTTGCGTCTGGTATCGACCTTCAAGGAGGTGacctttcttcaaaagcactACGGTTGCTTTGTCGAGACGAGAGAACCACAATTATCCTCACCGAGAAAAGTTCGCAGACGGCTTCATCATCCCTTGCATCGAAGCTTTATACTGAGTGGTATGAGCATGTTTCAAAACGAAACAATGGTAGTGTGGAAGACGGTGTCCCAATTCCCCTAGAAAAGTGTTTTGCACCAGCTGAGTTCGTCGAGGAGATAGCTTTAAAAGGAACAGATCTAGCATCTTTTAAGGCGGCAGTTAGTGAGCGAAGacatcaaaaagctttggCCAGTATCAAATCCAAGAGAACTCAAAAACTCCTTCAGTCAAGTTTGCACTCCGATGATTCGGATGATTCTGATGAAGAACCTGGCGAGGGTGGTGAAGAGGAGGCTGATGTCAGTTTCTCAGAATTGAACTCAATAgatccaaaaaaaaataatgcTAAAAACGATGGAAGTTCGTCTCTTAATGAAGCAGAGAGAATCATTAGCGACGAAGCCAGGAGCCCAAACAATCATGGGCTTGAATCAAGTGCATCGACAGCGTTCAAGCATACTCTGGATATTAAATCGCCTGCAACTGAATCCAACATTTTTAAAGCGCCTTCAGATGCAGTGGATGAGACCCTCATCTATGAGTTTGTCATTGACCGGTTAGATTCTCAAAAGCCTCTCGATGTGCGAATCACAAATAAATTAAGGCCAAAACAAGCAATGTTTCCAAACATCaattggaaaagaaggaaaattGATGATTATGGTGAGATTATTGATCTCAAGGCTTTTAAAAGAGATGATGATCAACAGGCGAGCTCGAAATTGATATCagagagcaaaagaaagtttgaagaaaatgacaATCAAGGTTGGGGTGAATCAACTAGAAAAGAACGAGCCCGTCACAGTGAAAAAGAGCGTGAAAGCAAGCTTACTCCGCAACAATCATTAAACAACGAAATTTTGAGGAGGTACCTTGATGCTACATTTCAACCAGTGCAGAGGAAAATCGAGAGTAGTGGACTAGGGTCCCCAATCAGGTGCGGTTTGGCATTTATCGACTTTTCTGGTCACGTTGATGCCAGATCAATCAATTTGGTGATATCCTCAATAAAGCCATCCTCTCTCATAATTCTACCAGATTTCAGTTATCATGAGGGATTATCCACGGAGACAAATGGATCGTTCATTTTATCCAGCGCCCATCAAAAGTTGACGAATCTTAGCGAGAAACCTGAGTACGAAGTTCCTCTGGATACTGAGATGAAGCTGGGtaccttcttctctaacaaaacacaaaaatCACAGATGCATCGAAAGATGGTTGTGACCGTTGCAAAGCCGAACAACTCCATTGAAGTTACAAATGCCGATGGAGTTGGTGGAATCGAGTATGAGGTTTGCCTAGATGATAATTTATGGTCGAACCTCAAATGGTATCTGATAGACAATAAGTACAATGTGGCGCACGTGCAAGGGAGTTCGAAGCTCGTTGCAAAGTCTTGTACCACCTTACAGCACAGCTTCCCTGACCCAGCTGTTCAAGTGTTCCTCGATAGATTGAAGAATCGCAATGAAGCGGATAATGTTTCAGAATCTACAGCGTACGGACACAAAGGTAACTCATTCATGGCTATTGGAGTTATACGAATGccagagttgaagagaaggctCAAAGATATTGGCTTCAATGCAGAATTTAAAGGAGAAGGTACATTAGTCGTGGAGGAGACCATTGCAATCAAAAAGGTAGACGAGCGACAACAAAATGACAATAGTTTGGGTGATATTATTATTGATGGTCAGGTTGGGCCAATTTACTACAAGGTGAGGGACTGCATTCGCGAGATGCTTGCCTTTATTTCATAG
- a CDS encoding nascent polypeptide-associated complex subunit alpha — translation MSVEEIPQGAEVNIISKNEKKSREIVKKFNLKQVKGISRVTFKQKGNVIYAIDEPDVYKSAAGTYVVFGEAKVDDMTQRLAAQAQQQAASSTGDSQTTEDSVVDKSPESITADLEKASLNTNKADEVVDEEDVNEDGLDPSDIDIIVEQTQVSRAKAIAALRKHKNDMVNAIMELS, via the coding sequence ATGTCAGTCGAAGAAATTCCACAAGGTGCCGAAGTAAACATCATTTCAAAAAACgagaaaaaatcaagagagattgtcaagaaattcaacttgaagcagGTGAAAGGGATTTCTAGAGTGACTTTCAAGCAAAAGGGAAATGTGATCTACGCCATTGACGAGCCCGATGTTTACAAATCTGCTGCCGGTACTTATGTTGTGTTCGGTGAGGCGAAGGTTGATGATATGACTCAGCGTCTTGCTGCTCAAGCGCAACAGCAAGCAGCTTCGTCTACAGGTGACTCCCAGACAACTGAAGATTCGGTCGTTGACAAATCCCCCGAATCTATTACCGCTGACCTCGAGAAGGCAAGTTTGAATACTAACAAGgctgatgaagttgttgacgaagaagatgtgaaTGAAGACGGTTTGGACCCTTCCGATATTGACATCATTGTTGAGCAGACCCAAGTGTCAAGGGCGAAGGCAATCGCTGCATTGAGGAAGCACAAGAATGATATGGTGAATGCCATCATGGAGTTGTCTTAG
- a CDS encoding transcription factor MBP1, which yields MRRKADGWINATHILKIAKFPKAKRTRILEKDVQSGVHEKVQGGYGKYQGTYVPLESGAEIARLFGVYQTLEPIFKFQYIEGKSETPPPAPKHNHASASNVGRRQQPLKVSNADPHQLSANTLKKRTNPEHEVPESLRKRGRPKRVPLQKRHRPELSTHQTMPTVSQTGPSMGTFTSKQDSTLSSNSVGFPSLTRQDTEKDALQIMASNLSVRNDDLESDTSGDEGNYKLRHNQKFATKDDDEEFLSGRELFGFQDSFNGGESFDRLVEMHRRNRLEIQSSSSRSTVHNGANNSYSGFMHYQDSGNFPPSRIGDYFTILLEYFLHDDKSGSGGSKALPHEILNPPEPLSNVNINQRVDNDGNSILHWICAMANLTLVEFLISKFNELIDLNLKNYHGESPLMFSVKFNNSYQQQNFQDILQLLKGSISMVDNKGQTVLHHIAYFCKSNDPESRSVKERYAKYYLDCILEAASEIDSQSGSAQEMRLQDLLNYQDSEGNTALHVFAYNMSKKCIKSIIKYHEILNLGLRNAVNHTAEDYLASNNYILRIENDYSEEIKVKDAISIESTAKEQASILTNSQGLESQLHNSKEAISLQNRSVNAITEKLSELSYAMHRELSSKDEKLLTLLNCLRKISFDKFLSQKINLKVFNLDYLIEDIENEFETKHSSQKNSERGQFLIDISRDHIIQEEIFRLINDMSFQFLMAKEEAGATVSAYQKKREMVSRKLLKEAFGKYISQEQRAISSSRNELAVNLHKEILRRRDLVEQIHKLEKNTPLVFQNLEEFKENNDSIICMHSNLETSGMLSHIPKDDKLYKYCKLISLSCGMSFAEVEQSIDLIEQSLLRTKR from the coding sequence ATGAGACGAAAGGCAGATGGATGGATCAACGCGACTCatattttgaaaattgccAAGTTTCCGAAAGCAAAGCGAACTCGAATATTGGAGAAAGATGTCCAGTCCGGTGTACACGAAAAAGTTCAAGGTGGATATGGGAAGTATCAGGGAACGTACGTGCCCCTAGAACTGGGGGCAGAAATTGCTCGCTTGTTCGGTGTTTACCAAACATTGGAACCAATATTCAAATTTCAGTACATTGAGGGCAAGTCCGAAACTCCTCCTCCCGCCCCGAAGCACAATCATGCTTCTGCTTCTAATGTTGGCAGAAGACAGCAGCCTTTGAAAGTTCTGAACGCAGATCCTCACCAGCTCTCTGCAAATACTCtaaagaagagaacaaatCCGGAACATGAAGTTCCTGAATCATTGAGGAAACGCGGGCGTCCCAAAAGGGTACCACTTCAGAAGAGACATCGACCCGAGCTCTCCACACATCAAACAATGCCGACAGTCAGCCAAACAGGTCCAAGCATGGGCACTTTCACCTCCAAGCAAGATTCAACACTCTCTCTGAATTCTGTGGGCTTTCCTTCATTGACGCGCCAGGATACAGAGAAAGATGCACTCCAAATCATGGCCAGCAATCTAAGCGTCCGTAATGATGATCTTGAGCTGGATACTAGCGGTGATGAAGGCAATTACAAGTTACGACACAATCAAAAATTCGCAACTAaggacgatgatgaggagttcCTCTCGGGACGGGAATTATTTGGTTTTCAAGACTCCTTCAACGGGGGTGAATCGTTCGACAGGTTGGTTGAGATGCACAGACGAAATCGCCTTGAAATAcaatcttcatcttctcgtTCGACGGTGCACAATGGTGCAAATAATTCTTATAGTGGATTTATGCATTACCAAGATAGTGGAAATTTCCCTCCTTCTAGAATTGGAGATTACTTCACTATTCTCCTTGAGTATTTTTTACACGATGACAAAAGTGGTAGTGGAGGTTCGAAAGCACTCCCTCATGAAATCCTAAACCCACCCGAACCACTCAGTAACGTGAACATAAATCAAAGAGTTGATAATGACGGGAACTCAATTCTCCACTGGATATGTGCAATGGCAAATTTGACTCTCGTGGAGTTTTTGATATCAAAGTTCAATGAGCTTATCGATTTGAATCTCAAAAACTATCATGGAGAGAGCCCGTTAATGTTTCTGGTAAAATTTAATAATAGttaccagcagcagaacTTCCAGGATATTCTACAACTTCTTAAAGGATCTATATCAATGGTCGATAACAAGGGACAAACAGTTCTTCATCATATCGCATACTTTTGCAAACTGAATGACCCTGAATCCAGAAGTGTGAAGGAACGATACGCAAAATACTATTTGGATTgcattcttgaagcagcatCTGAGATTGACAGTCAATCAGGATCGGCGCAAGAGATGCGTTTGCAAGATCTACTTAATTATCAGGATTCAGAGGGCAACACAGCTCTACACGTGTTTGCCTATAACATGAGTAAAAAATGCATAAAGAGCATAATCAAATACCATGAGATACTTAATCTAGGCCTCCGAAATGCCGTGAACCATACAGCTGAGGACTATCTCGCATCAAACAATTACATCTTGAGAATTGAAAATGATTATAGTGAGGAgatcaaagtcaaggaTGCGATCTCCATAGAATCAACCGCTAAGGAGCAGGCGTCCATATTGACTAATTCTCAGGGTTTAGAGTCGCAGCTTCATAATTCAAAGGAGGCGATAAGCCTACAGAATCGTTCAGTGAACGCGATTACAGAGAAGCTCAGCGAACTTTCTTATGCCATGCATCGTGAACTAAGTTCGAAAGATGAGAAGTTATTGACCTTACTCAATTGTTTGCGTAAAATAAGTTTTGATAAATTCTTATCTCAAAAGATAAACCTCAAAGTCTTCAACCTCGATTACCTCATTGAAGACATAGAAAATGAATTCGAAACTAAACACTCgctgcaaaaaaattctgAACGAGGGCAGTTCCTCATTGATATTTCGCGAGATCACATTATTCAAGAGGAGATTTTCAGGCTCATTAACGACAtgtcttttcaatttttgatggcaaaagaagaggcagGTGCCACAGTTTCAGCCtaccaaaagaagagggaGATGGTGAGCCGCAAGCTATTGAAAGAAGCATTCGGGAAGTACATATCCCAAGAGCAACGTGctatttcttcatctcgCAACGAATTGGCAGTCAATCTCCACAAAGAGATtctaagaagaagagatttaGTCGAGCAAATTCACAAGCTTGAGAAAAACACACCTCTTGTGTTTCAGAATTTGGAAGAGTTTAAAGAAAACAACGATTCAATCATATGCATGCATTCAAATCTCGAGACTTCAGGGATGCTTTCTCATATTCCCAAAGATGATAAGTTGTACAAGTATTGCAAGTTGATTTCACTAAGTTGCGGGATGTCATTTGCAGAAGTGGAACAATCCATCGACTTGATTGAACAATCACTTTTAAGAACTAAGCGTTGA